Proteins encoded together in one Amblyomma americanum isolate KBUSLIRL-KWMA chromosome 1, ASM5285725v1, whole genome shotgun sequence window:
- the LOC144113002 gene encoding tubulin beta-4B chain-like: MDAVRSGPFGQLFRPDNFVFGQSGAGNNWAKGHYTEGAELVDSVLDVVRKEAESCDCLQGFQLTHSLGGGTGSGMGTLLISKIREEYPDRFMNTYSVVPSPKVSDTVVEPYNATLSMHQLVENTDETYCIDNEALYDICFRTLKLTTPTYGDLNHLVSATMSGVTTCLRFPGQLNADLRKLAVNMVPFPRLHFFLTGFAPLTSRGCQQYRALTVPELTQQMFDAKNMMAACDPRHSRYLTVAAVFRGRMSMREVDDQMLNIQNKDSSYFVEWIPNNVKTAVCDIPPRGLKMSATFIANSTAIQELFKRISEQFTAMFRRKAFLHWYTGEGMDELEFTEAESDLNELVSEYQQYQEATAEDEGEFEETQAEA; the protein is encoded by the exons atggacgccgtccgctcgggacCCTTCGGACAACTTTTCCGGCCGGACAATTTCGTGTTCG gtcagagtggtgctggcaacaactgggccaagggccactacaccgagggtgctgaactggtggactcggtgctcgacgttgTGCGCAAGGAAGCGGAATCCTGCGACTGCttgcagggattccagctgacccactccctgggcggtggtactggatctggcatgggcacactgctcatctcgaagatccgtgaagagtaccccgatcgcttcatgaacacctacagtgtagtgccctctccaaag gtttcggacactgtcgtcgagccctacaatgctactttgtcaatgcatcagcttgtggagaacaccgacgagacctactgcatcgacaatgaagcactctacgacatttgcttccggacgctgaagctcacgactcccacctacggagaccttaaccacttggtttctgcaacgatgtcgggtgtgaccacatgcctgag atttcctgggcagctgaatgctgatcttcgcaagctggccgttaacatggtgcccttccctcgcctccacttcttcttgactggctttgctccactcacgtcccgcggctgccagcagtaccgggctctgactgtgccggagctgacgcaacagatgttcgatgccaaaaacatgatggctgcttgcgacccccgccacagtcgttacctgacagttgctgcagtcttcagaggccgaatgagcatgcgggaagtcgatgaccagatgctcaacatcCAGAACAAGGACTCGAGTTACTTCGTTGAATGGATCCCGAACAAcgtaaagacagctgtctgtgacataccgcctcgaggtctgaagatgtctgctactttcattgcgaacagcacagccattcaagagcttttcaagcggatctccgagcagtttacag ctatgttccgccgcaaggcctttctgcactggtacaccggagagggcatggacgagttggagttcaccgaggcagagtccgacttgaacgaactggtgtcagaataccaacagtaccaggaggcGACAGCTGAGGACGAGGGGGAATTCGAggagacccaggcagaggcctag